In the Rhodothermaceae bacterium genome, CATGATCGCCGGTCCGATATAGCGGCGTACCTGCTCAATATCGCTTGTCGCACGTGTAATTACGTCTCCAGTCCTTGCCCGGTGATAGAAATTGGCTGAGAGTTTTTGCAGGTGATCATACAATGCATTGCGCATATCGAATTCGATATGGCGTGAAGCTACGATCACGGTCTGCCGCATCAAAAACGTAAATGCTCCGTTTGCCAAACTCAGGCCAATGATGATCAGACCGAAAATCAGAAGCGTCCAGAAAAAATCCCAGTACAATGTGTGTTGTAGGGCAGTTGCTTCAAATTGCCGGTAAAGTCTCTCAAAACGGGGAAGGCTATCAATGGCTTGCCGAACCACGACGGGCACTGCAATTGCAAAAATTGCAGAGATCATCGTAAATAGGAGGCCCGGTACGAACAACCGCCAGTAGCGTATAAAGTAGTGGTTTAGCCGGGAGAGGGATTGCATTGAAATGGAACTGGATTGACGGCAAACGCAGTGTAGGCGAATTCGGATCCGTAAAGCTAAAGAATAAGCCCGGTTTTGATCACACCAAACTAATTAAGATCCATGAATCAACAACTTCGAGATATCCGTCTGATTGGAGTCCCAATGGATCTGGGCCAAGATTTACGTGGAGTAGATGTGGGACCCAGTGCACTTCGTTATGCTGGGCTTGCAGATCGTCTACGCCGATTGGGACATCGAGTGACTGATTGCGGAAACATTCCTACCGCACTTCGGGCCTCGCTCGATGCGTATGATGACTATGTTGAACCGATCCGGGATACCTGCAATCTGTTGTATAAAGAGGTTCGCCGTACACTCGCTCGGGGACAATTCCCTCTGGTCATGGGAGGCGATCATTCAATTGCGATTGGAAGTATCGGAGGGGCAACCCATGATGGACCGAAAGGGATTATCTGGATTGATGCGCATGCAGATTATAATACTCCCGCATCTTCACCCAGCGGAAATATTCATGGAATGCCAATGGCAGTTCTTTGCGGATCTGGATCCGAGCGATTGACCAGCGTGGGGCGCTCCGGCCCAAAACTGCGCTCAGAAGATATTGCAATGATTGCGCTGCGCGATCTGGACGTAGCAGAGCGCCGCATTTTGCAGGAATCCCGGATGGGCATCTATACGATGCGGGACATTGATGAGCGTGGCATTGCCGCGGTTGTAAAATCGGCCCTCAACCAGCTTGAACACTGTGAAAGTCTGCATGTCAGCTTTGACGTAGACAGCGTCGATCCATATTTTGCACCAGGAGTCGGAACGCCCGTTGAGGGTGGTCTCCGCCCACGAGAAGCACACCTGCTGATGGAACTGATTGCAGAAGATGGTCGCTTGGCCTCGGCAGAAGTCGTCGAGATCAACCCCATTATCGATGAGCGGAACCGTACTGCCGAACTGGCTGCCAACCTTTTGGCATCCCTCTTGGGGAAAACGATCCTCTAAGCCATCACATATACGCTGCCAGAAATTTTTTCCGTGATCGACACTTCTCCCCGATTCTCGACTCTAACGATCATCCCATTCCTCTGTCGTCTAACGATACGGACCTCACATCCTGGCATTAGGCCAATATCTTCCAACAAACCCAATAAGCTTGTATCTGTATCCGAGAGGTGATGAATCGCCAGCGGCTGAGCGGTGGGAGCATCTGAGAGTGCGACGGTCTTTGCACGGACCATCTTGAGATCCTGTGTCGGAATCGGATGCCCATGCGGGTCATGGGTTGGATACCCCAACAGAGCATCTATGCGCTCTTCAAAATCCTCAGATATATGATGCTCCAGATGTTCTGCCTCATCATGCATCTTTTCCCAGGAGTAACCCAGGATTTCTCTGAGGTAGGTTTCTAGGAGTCGGTGATGGCGAATGATTTCCAACGCAATTTTTTCTCCGGCCTCTGTGAGCGTGACTCCCTTATAGGATTCATGCACTACTAGCTTCATTCTATCCAGGCGCTTAATCATACCTGTCACAGATGCGGCTGACACATTCATTGCACGAGCAATATCCGTGGTCGTGACCACAACATTCTCTTCCTGGATCAAAAAGATCACTTTTAGATAATCCTGGATGGCCGGGCTAAGCATCGTGATAAATCAATAAATCGTAAACTCTTACTGCTATAACAGTTGATAGTCCCTGCCCGAAGATAATACAGATCTGACAACGGTAGAAGCTGTCTGTGCTATTTTGTATCAATCTGAAGCCAAGTCAATCGAAGGGCAAATTTTGCCTTTTGCGGGTGGAGTAGTTACCTGGTTCCGATTTGGATTTTACCCGGCAAGTCGACATGCAGGTCGATGCCGACTCCTGAACCACCTCGTCCTCAATGCAAAGCGTCACTCCACATCATTATCCACAATCGTCAATGTCCCCACTCCGCGATCAATCACGGCATTTTTCGGCTTCGAAAGCGTCACGGACAACTGCTCCTGCCCCTCAGCAATCACATCATCCACAATCTCCACCAAAATCACCCCGTGCGTAGCCTGCGGCTCAAACACCAGCATCCCGCGTGATGACACATAGTCCGAAGGCGCCTCTGCCGTGAGATCCGAAGTCGTATATCGTACCGTCACCTCCTCATCCGAAGGACGGCTCAACTCCACACGCAACTCGCCCACCTTCATATCCTCCCGGAGTGTAAGATCATAGATCGACAGAGACGGCGGCGCAAGGTCGTTATCGGTGATTGTCACTCCCCCAAACGGGTCACCTCCACATAACCGCCGCCCGTGACCATGAGCGTCTTGTCCGGCTCATCTCTGTCAGTGTTCACCACGGTGATCCACACATTACCGGTACTCGCCGTTGATCCCGCGACGATCATGAGCTCGGTGGTCGGGCTCAGCCTATAGTCCGAATTCGTGGCCGGGGACTGGGGAGTTGCCGGAACCGTTGTTTCCGCACTCAGACGCGAAATTTTCCGGTTACGTCCGTTAATTTCATTGATTCTCGCTAAACTCTCAGTGGGTTCGCTCCCACAATCTGACTCAAGTAGATATAGTTTTTCAAGAATTATTGCTTCGATTTGGCCGGCTCGACCACAAATTTCCGTGATTTGAGCCTGAGAATTCAATGAGAAAAAGAGCAGTGGGATACTCAGAGAAATGCTTGCACGAATTAAAAGATGACTCATCGGGAACATCTCACAAAATCAGGGGAGGCAGATCACTCATAGCTCCCCATGAGCTTTACAGCACAGTTTCCGGCCGATACGATTTCTTTGTGCTTCGGGCGCACCGGCCCACAACACTCGCTTTACAAATTGTATTGTCCAGCAGGGGATCATCATGCCGTCATGGACAGGAATTATTGTTCGCCAAGATAGTGACGCTGCAAGTGTTTTTTCTGCCAATTACATTCTTTATCTGTTATATAATGGAGAATATTGGTTATATTACTGTTAATCCATGCTAGATTGCATCTCTAGGCCAGAGCATTGAAAAATCACCACCGTTTTATCTGCCGGTGCACAGTTCGAGATCCGTAGGTTTTTTCAAACTAAATTGAGATGTGGGCGCCACACATTGCGGCTTCGTGTGACTGAGATTATGGCAGGTCCTAATCGTATTGGATTGCAGTCCTTATTCTCACGCTCTTCAAGTCTTTGAAGTAATTTGTCAGGATGTACCGCTAATTCCTTGGAGTAGATCTGTTTGTATGGCCCAGCTTCTCGAAATCCGTGCAACCCAAGACAGTAGCCGGACTTTATACAGCAACCAGTATCAGCAATCATTCCATTCAATGCACGGTGCTTTGGCGGAGGCTAAACACGTGTTTCTTGAAGGTGCCCGATTGACAGAACTATTCAAATCCAGGAAGGAGCTCGCCATTTTGGAGGTCGGCTTCGGCGCAGGGCTGAACTGGCTCCTAACTGCGTCGCTTGCCTTGCGCCATCACGTCTCCGTCACATACACTGGATTAGATTTGCAAATACCCGGTGCTGACCTATTGTCCCAGTTGAGCTACGCAGATCTGATCCGAGACCCCTCGCTTGCAGAGCATCTCATTCAATGGCGACGAACGTTTGATGGAGAAATCCCTTGCGGCACCTATCAACTACCTTACGAATCCGACAGCGTCCTCCAATTGCATATCGGCGAAGCTACCGCTGCCAACTTTTCTCCCAATACTTACGACTGCATCTATCTGGATGCCTTTGATCCACGGGTAAACCCCGAGCTTTGGACATTGGATTTTATTCAGAAATTATATGATGCTCTACGTGATGGCAGCTGCCTTGTAACCTATTCTGCTGCCGGTCATGTCCGGCGTGCACTTGTCGCAAGTGGATTCTCGGTGATTCGCCGACCTGGACCACCCGGAAAACGAGAGGTACTTGCGGCATGGAAACCCAAACCTACTGCTCCGTGACCGTGAGCTTTCCACTTTGATCCAACGCTGCATACTGACCACTATTGAGCAACTTGAACGCTTCGGCCTCCAAGGCTAGTACCGGTATCGGTTTCTGGTAAAGCTCATCTGCAACTACTGAGGCAAGTACCAGAAATGTGTCCGCCTGACTTGTGATCAAAGCTGCGGGCGCAGTACCTCTTCGTATCGCTTCCAGCAGGACTGCAGTGGTCGTGCTCGAGCCTCTTGAAGCAGGAATTGCCAACATACAGCCCGTTGCAATTTTCCCCGATAATGGGTGCCGACGATCAATCACCTCTCCTGTAAACTGGTTGTAGCCGCCCCAGAAACTAAGCGGCGTATCGCTCACTAGAAGTGGACCGGAACCGTTCCCCTCTACGAGCGCTGTCCCGTGTACTACATGTCCCATCGCGTTGAATCGATTTCAATTCTACCCAATATGGCTGATTGGACACAGTCTTCGAGCGATCCGTATACCACACGGGTTCCCAACAACCCAGGCGCGTAATAGGCATATTTCGCGGAATTCGTCATCAACACATTGATGGAATCGGGAAGCATCGGACTGGTTAGGATGCATGTATCAACCGTCACAGTTCCTCCAAAACGCCTGATCACCTCCAGATACCCCGCCCTATCTGCAAGTGTACGTACCACGCGGCTTGCAGTAATCAAAAACTGGACCCGCTCATGCTTGCATTTCCCCATTACAAGTTTTGATAATAAAGCAAACTCATTCAAAGAAAAATGAGGACTCCCCAGAGCAATCATATCCAGTTGGTCGTTATCTGTCGTGGTTAACTCGTTGCGCACGGTACGCAAAATGTCCATCGTGATCGCCGTGCTGCGAAGGGGAGGCTTTCCACAAAATACTGTGTTCCTATCAGGAGCCTCGGGAGTAACTCCAATGATGTGATAAAGCGCGACTGTCCCCGCAGATGCCATTGCCGCTCCCAGCGCTTTCAGGTTATCTTCGCCTGGAGCTACATCCAGTCCTTCGATCACCGGAACAAATGTTCCGGCATCCATGCCAATTAGATGCCCCAATACTCCATAAAAACTATCATCTTCCAGAAGAGCGGGCGGAATGCCTCTGAGGTGGTAGAGCAGTTGCCCTCGCCGGTTCTCCTCCAGATGTAGGCCTGCTGCCGGAGCGCGACCTGTAATCGCCGCACATATATCCAGAAGATCGGGATAACGTGCTGTCCTTGCCCCCAAAACTGAATTAACGAATACGACAGCACTGGATTCTCCCCATGCCACTTGCTGTCCGAGAACTGGACGTTCGCTTTCCTGATATGGGGCGCAGGTCCAGGTAGGCTTGCATCCCATGGACTGATAGGCAACCATCTGCTTTCGGGCTTTTTCCGCCCAATCCGCGGGCACAGCCCAGCGTCTCCATCCATGTTCATCCACCCCGCTCACATTCAAGGTTGTCGGAACGACGACCTTCGCTCCCCAACCTGATAGCCGCTCCGCATATTCAAGCGTTGCATCCCCCTGAAACAGCGAGCTGTCGATGTGCGCAGCAGTGATATCCAAAAATTTTTGGGCCCCGAAGACCGGTAACATGCGCACGAGGATCCGCATGGCCATCTGCCGGGCCTTCCCGTGTTCACCGTGCAAATCCGCCTGATCCCTTAACGTCAGATTCATCGACAATGACCTAATGTCCAAATAGTCTCTTTCCTAAAAGATGAAACTCTCCGAGCTCCAGCTTCTTGACTATGGTACGAACCAGATCACTATATTGCGCCCTTGAAGTACCCCCTAAATGCTTTGATCAAACTTCTTTGTCTTGGTGATGCCCACTTGGGGCGTTATCCATCCAGGGTTCCTACTGACAAATCATCATTATCGGTCCGTGCCGTCTGGAGACGAGCCGTTACAGAAGCCATTGACAATGATGTTGACGCCGTGATTCTGACGGGAGATATGGCCGACAACAACAATTCGTACTTTGAAGCCTATGGAGCACTTCGAAGCGAAATTTCCAGGCTGAGCCAATATAATATTCCTGTAGTCGCAGTCGCAGGAAATCACGACCACGAAGTCCTTCCCCGACTCGCTGAATCAATGCCTGATGACAATCTTACATTGCTCGGGCAAGGCGGAACCTGGGAGGAAAAAATAGTGAAAGCCCGGTCTGGTCGATCCCTTCGTTGCGTTGGCTGGTCCTTCCCCAGTGCCCATTATGATCGGTCGCCTCTGGATATTTTCAACCTGCCGCAGAGTGAATATTTTACGGTCGGGATTGTCCACGGAGCTCTGGAGAGTCAGAGCAAGTTCGCCCCGTTAGCCAAACGAGACCTAGATGCTCACCCCGTCGACCTATGGCTACTTGGACACGTCCACGCTCCCAAACTTCATGAAGATCGCAGGGCTCCGGTCCTGTATCCAGGATCCCCTCAACCTTTGGATCCCGGTGAGCCTGGTACTCATGGCCCATGGATGATTACAATTGATGATGATAATCATATTCAGGCTGAGCAACTCCCGCTGGCATCCGTACGCTATGAAGAGATTGTGATTGATGTATCAGGTCGGGAGAAGATCGGGGACATAGACACCTCCATAGTGGAGCAGCTTGAGGAATCTACCGCAGAGCTGACCAAAAATTATCCTCTGCTCCAATATCTCTCCTGCCGACTGATACTTGACGGACAAACGCGGTTACACCGCGCACTGTCCACCGAAGGCTTTGCCAATACCGACAGCTATGATCGACAAGTCAATCAATGCAGAATTGTCATTGATAAAGTTTCCATTAACACCGTACCAAACCGCGATCTGCAGGAAATCGCACAACTCAAAAATGATCCACCGGGTATACTCGCACGGTGGCTCTTGAAGCTCGAAAATACTGACGATCATGACTTAATTAGCGATGCGCGTGACTCCGCAAAGACGGTATATAGCAGCACCGGATTCAAAACCCTTGGTGAAAAAGAACCCGACCCAGAGACGCTTACCAGACTGGTGAACCAGCATGCGTTACTTCTTCTTGATGAACTCCTGGCCCAGAAAGAAGACAATGACTGAATCATTATTCTTCAAGGAGGTGCGGGTCGACCGGATGTACGGTTCGAATTTTGATCTTTTCCTCTCGGATCTTTCTGCACATCTCAACATCGTATTTGGACCAAATGGGGCAGGAAAAACTACGATCGCCAATGCTTTAAACGGACTGCTTCTACCTAGCGCTGGCCGTGCAGTCCACCTACATGCAACTGCGGATCTCTGTTTTGGCAACCGAACACTCCATTTGGACGTGCAAGATCGGCGGGCTGAATGCCGGATCGGAGGAAAAACGGTCGACCGAAGTGAGCTATCCCAGTTTCTCCGTCCAAAAAGTTATCATCTGTCCCTCCAAGAACTCC is a window encoding:
- the mnmD gene encoding tRNA (5-methylaminomethyl-2-thiouridine)(34)-methyltransferase MnmD encodes the protein MAQLLEIRATQDSSRTLYSNQYQQSFHSMHGALAEAKHVFLEGARLTELFKSRKELAILEVGFGAGLNWLLTASLALRHHVSVTYTGLDLQIPGADLLSQLSYADLIRDPSLAEHLIQWRRTFDGEIPCGTYQLPYESDSVLQLHIGEATAANFSPNTYDCIYLDAFDPRVNPELWTLDFIQKLYDALRDGSCLVTYSAAGHVRRALVASGFSVIRRPGPPGKREVLAAWKPKPTAP
- a CDS encoding DNA repair exonuclease, translated to MAPLKYPLNALIKLLCLGDAHLGRYPSRVPTDKSSLSVRAVWRRAVTEAIDNDVDAVILTGDMADNNNSYFEAYGALRSEISRLSQYNIPVVAVAGNHDHEVLPRLAESMPDDNLTLLGQGGTWEEKIVKARSGRSLRCVGWSFPSAHYDRSPLDIFNLPQSEYFTVGIVHGALESQSKFAPLAKRDLDAHPVDLWLLGHVHAPKLHEDRRAPVLYPGSPQPLDPGEPGTHGPWMITIDDDNHIQAEQLPLASVRYEEIVIDVSGREKIGDIDTSIVEQLEESTAELTKNYPLLQYLSCRLILDGQTRLHRALSTEGFANTDSYDRQVNQCRIVIDKVSINTVPNRDLQEIAQLKNDPPGILARWLLKLENTDDHDLISDARDSAKTVYSSTGFKTLGEKEPDPETLTRLVNQHALLLLDELLAQKEDND
- a CDS encoding metal-dependent transcriptional regulator, with translation MLSPAIQDYLKVIFLIQEENVVVTTTDIARAMNVSAASVTGMIKRLDRMKLVVHESYKGVTLTEAGEKIALEIIRHHRLLETYLREILGYSWEKMHDEAEHLEHHISEDFEERIDALLGYPTHDPHGHPIPTQDLKMVRAKTVALSDAPTAQPLAIHHLSDTDTSLLGLLEDIGLMPGCEVRIVRRQRNGMIVRVENRGEVSITEKISGSVYVMA
- the rocF gene encoding arginase, which codes for MNQQLRDIRLIGVPMDLGQDLRGVDVGPSALRYAGLADRLRRLGHRVTDCGNIPTALRASLDAYDDYVEPIRDTCNLLYKEVRRTLARGQFPLVMGGDHSIAIGSIGGATHDGPKGIIWIDAHADYNTPASSPSGNIHGMPMAVLCGSGSERLTSVGRSGPKLRSEDIAMIALRDLDVAERRILQESRMGIYTMRDIDERGIAAVVKSALNQLEHCESLHVSFDVDSVDPYFAPGVGTPVEGGLRPREAHLLMELIAEDGRLASAEVVEINPIIDERNRTAELAANLLASLLGKTIL
- a CDS encoding DUF126 domain-containing protein; amino-acid sequence: MGHVVHGTALVEGNGSGPLLVSDTPLSFWGGYNQFTGEVIDRRHPLSGKIATGCMLAIPASRGSSTTTAVLLEAIRRGTAPAALITSQADTFLVLASVVADELYQKPIPVLALEAEAFKLLNSGQYAALDQSGKLTVTEQ
- a CDS encoding DUF521 domain-containing protein, producing the protein MNLTLRDQADLHGEHGKARQMAMRILVRMLPVFGAQKFLDITAAHIDSSLFQGDATLEYAERLSGWGAKVVVPTTLNVSGVDEHGWRRWAVPADWAEKARKQMVAYQSMGCKPTWTCAPYQESERPVLGQQVAWGESSAVVFVNSVLGARTARYPDLLDICAAITGRAPAAGLHLEENRRGQLLYHLRGIPPALLEDDSFYGVLGHLIGMDAGTFVPVIEGLDVAPGEDNLKALGAAMASAGTVALYHIIGVTPEAPDRNTVFCGKPPLRSTAITMDILRTVRNELTTTDNDQLDMIALGSPHFSLNEFALLSKLVMGKCKHERVQFLITASRVVRTLADRAGYLEVIRRFGGTVTVDTCILTSPMLPDSINVLMTNSAKYAYYAPGLLGTRVVYGSLEDCVQSAILGRIEIDSTRWDM